The Oncorhynchus mykiss isolate Arlee chromosome 20, USDA_OmykA_1.1, whole genome shotgun sequence genomic sequence attctactgcttgcatcagttacctgatgtggtatagagttccatgtagccatggctctacgtagtactgtgcgcctccaatagtctgttcttgacttggggattaTGAAGAGACCTCAGGTGGCATGTCtcgtggggtatgcatgggtgtcagagctgtgtgctagtcgtttaaacagacaactcggtgcattcaacatgtcaacacttcttacaagtaatgaagtcaatctctcctccacttttagccatgagagatttacatgcatattaatgttagctctcagTGTACATTTAAGTGCCAGCCGCGCTGCTCCATTCTGAGCCAATTTTAATTTGAGgcccctctttgtggcacctgaccagatgactgaacagtagtccaggtgcaacaaaacatGTAGGACCTGTCTAGTTGATAGGGGTTTTAAAAAGGCAGAGGAGCGCTTTATGATGGACAGACTTCTGCCCATCTtcgctactgttgtatcaacatgttttgaccatgacagtttacaagcCAAGGTTACTCCGAGCAGTTTAGTCATGTTGCACAggattacaagatttagttgaggtttagtgaatgatttgtcccaaataccatgcttttagtttttgaaatatttaggactaatttATTCTTTGCCAGCCATTCTGAAACTGCAGccctttgttaagtgttgcagtgatttcactctcTGTAGTAGGTGACGTGTATAATATTGGGTCAtacgcatacatagacacactggctttactcaaagcaaGTGGAATGTCATaaataaagattgaaaaaagtaaggggcctaaacagctgccctggggaattcctgattctacctggattatgttggagactTCCATTAAAAGGAAAACCATCTGTGTTCGGTTAGACAGgcaactctttatccacaatataacaGGGGGTGTAAAGACATAActcatatgtttttccagcaacagactatgatcgataatgtcaaaagccgcactgaagtctaacaaaacagctcccaaaAATCTTGTCAATTtcactcagccagtcagtcattttGTAAATGCAGTgcatgttgaatgtccttccctataagcgtgctgaaagtctagtcaatttgtttacagtaaaataggatttaaaatatttatttttaactaggcaagtcagttaaaaacaaattcctatttacaataacggcctaccccagccaattgGGTgttgccctatgggacttccaatcacggtcagatgtgatacagcctggattcaaaccagggactgtagtgacgcctcttgcaccgagatgcagtgccttagatggcTGCGCCACTTTgacatctggtcaaacacaattttctcCAAAAATGTACTAATGTAAAAGGCTGACTGGTCgactatttgagccagtaaatggggctttactattcttaggtagcataATTACTTTtgctaagtttgctaatcttgccaataaaAAATATCAGTGGGTtgtgtgatgaatgagccatctgattcaacgAATGATGGAGCGGAGTTTGCCTTGTTACCCTACatttaatttaaggtgctccaaagcggttccgtatttcactgaaagaataaactttttgttttcgaaattatagtttccggattcgaccatattaatgacctaaggcttgtatttctgtgtgttattatattataattaagtctatgatttgatatagcaGTCGGACTGAGTtgttaggcagcagcaggctcgtaagcattcatttaaacagcactttcctgcaaatattcttgttacattgcacaaccttcaatgttatgtcataattacgtaaaattctggcaaatatacagatttccgattgttatgaaaacttgaaaacgtCCCTAATTAAAAttgtccattccgattaatcggtcgacctctagttataACCATGTACTGCAACTACTATTAAAAGGTAtcatctaagtgagtttcagagataatCAGAATATGGATGTCATGTtattagcaagttattgatttcatgaaccttgtttcttaagctacattaattaggttacttacattgtgtctaccaacgcccctaggataatgtacatttgctgaagcattatgacaactcagcgacacaatggtagggattaattGAGCTGGGCCATTGATAAAATCactcaacgcagccttataaagctgtgaaaggatccaggaacccaaattattcaggtggatcccatcctccttataaaaagGAGGATTTTTCAAAGTCGTGTAAAGTCAGTGAAAAAGAACCAGCATATCAACATACTGAATATGAACATAACCTACATTGAAGTCCTCAAGCACCGTCTTGTCCTCTTCTCCCGCCTCCAGAATGGTCTCCTCTGCCATGCTCTCATCGCAACTTTCCTCTTCTTCATaatcatcctcctcttcatccccaTCTTCCTGCACATCTTCTAGAGTCGTTTCCCAAGCCACCATGGAGCTCTCCCTCCTACTCCACAGGTTCTTGCGGCCAGCATTGTTGATGATGAGGGACACATCCCTGGCAGATCTCTTTGGAGCAATGGCAGGGACTGGTTTGATGTTGAGGACCACAACCTGAGAAGTCAAAGAAATTAAATAAATTAGCAATTTGGCCACATATATTACGAACCAAAAGATTACTTTTCCTTACAAAAAGCTCCTCTGGCTGACCTTTTGGGCGATGGCAGAGAATTTGAGGACGTTGAGCGTCTCGTCGTACATGGAGGCACACTGGTTGATGTTGACAATCATGCAGGCTTTCCCTCTACCACAGAAAAAGCCCTGGAGGTAGTGTGTGAGCTTGCTCTCTCTGAAGGGGACATGTTGTTGGAACCTGGAAAATATTTACATAGGATGAAAGGAGCATTATATTGGTTCATTagaaacaaacatgcagtcagtGTTTGTAAAAGACTAAATCTGTATACAGGTCAAATACTCACTTTGCTTGTTGGTTGAGTCTCAGCGCATTGATGCATTTGCCCAGAGTGAGCAATGAGGTGTTGATATTGCCAGCCTCTTTTAGCTGCACTCCTTTATTCTGAGTCTTTGCACATCTCTCAGATCCAGCCAGATCACACAACGACAACCTTAGACATAACACGCAACTATGAATTAAAACAAGACAATCATGAGAAAAGCAggagaaaaaaaatggaataaCTTGGTCACTTACTCGCTAATTGTGTGGACTCTGGGTATACCAACATCTTCAATCCGCAAGATACGAATGGAAAATATGCTATGGCTTCTGCTTGAGACATTGTTGAGCTTTGTGCAGGAGAAACTCTGGTTCTTCTTTCCTATCTTCAGGACTTTGTAAGCCTCCTCTGAATTATTTACTTGAACCCACTTTAAATCTACAAGAGAAACCATGTGTATGTTCTGTATGAACTGAAATCCCATAGCTTCTAGGCGAATTCATCACATATTCAATCAAAGTGACATTACCTTTCACAAAGGTGTTTCCCTTGATGTCTTGGGACAGCCGAAGGACGGTTCTCCTATGTGAGCCATTAGGAATGGGCTCCAGTAGGTCGTAGATATTCTCATTGTAGATTTCACAAAAGGAAACCCACACAGAGTATTTAGTGTGAGAGTCCACATCCAGACAGAAACTGTCTCCTTCCCCCTGATCACTGATGTCGCTCAAGGAGGAACCTGTCAAACAACAGATCTTACATTACATCTTTAATTGTAACAACGAAAAATGTGTCACATAGTATCAAGAAACTCATAATACATACATAGCTACTGTACTTTGCATACTCTAGGCCTGCAACAAGTGTCTTACCCTCCAGTATTGTTGACCTGCAAGTGGAGCTCATCGTGCTTTTCAGAAAATCACTCTGAAGAAAAGTGGGAAAGAAAGTAGAATGAGACTAATTTACATTTCATTAAGAATGCAAAGCAGGGGGGAATTGTGCGAGAGGTTATACTGTTAAACCTCACCTCCTTTGACAGTCTCATGAGGTTTCGCTTATTAGTAGACTCTTCATCCTGCTGGTCCTTTGTGAGCCTAGTGAAGTCTCTGCATCGATGTGGTTTGATGTTGTTCTGTGCATAGACCCGGCCCTCGATGCTGTTGAAGATCACGTTCAAAGACCTTGGAAGAATTCCACCATCACTATCAGGGCCTGGAAGTAAAAATAGACAAAGTGTTTAACATGAACCCGTAGCAgtcacttttttatttatttttttattgtggtgAGCATCTGTTATGAAACCGAGAGGCCAAAGGGCAAATTTGTCTGTATATAAAACGTAAGACAGCTTATGAAAAATGACTTAACCCAACAATAAAATGTCAAATGCGAATTGAAACATGCTAAAAGAATTCTGACCAAGGAATGTGAATGTCTTCCCGGCGTTGGTGACTCCATATGTGAAGACAATAGAATTTCCTCCTTCTAGAACATCTCTGACCAGACGTTTCACTGTGCCATCAAACATTTGCCTCTGTGTAGTGTCAGGGCCATATACCTGGGGGGGGGTAAACAGTTTAGGAAAAATGGCTACACTTCACACCCATTTTTTTGATAAGCCAATCTTTACAGATAGCTACTAATTAAACAGCTGGAAAAGGCCTTACCTGAGAAAACTGAAATCTTTGGGTGGTCTGAGTGACTGATTTGTCACCATCTGCGTGACTGGTTTGTCGTCTGGTTGATAAAGAGCTCCTAGGAGCCCTGAGTAAAACAGTGTCTGGTGGCTCCAAGGACACACATTCCTGGATTTAAACAGAGGAAAAGGAGCACGTCAACAAATGCACTCTGATCAGCAAAGGACCACTGACTGACCATCCTGCCCCTTGCTACTGCAGGAAGTGTCTTGACACAGGTGCAATTATATTGAGGATTTTCTAAGTCATATTCATCCAATCCAAGGGTACTTTTCATTGGTTGTAATAACTGGAAATAATAAAGAATGTGACTTTACAGTATATCAAGGTCCTTTTGCGGCAGATCAATCATGATCCTCATctcagtgtactgtatgtgtcatgGGACAATACCTGAGATTCACCACTTTCATTCTCTACTGTGGTAAAGGGACGTATCCTTAGGTAGACCCGCAGATGCTCTTTCTCAAATACTACACAATCCTGTAGGGAGAGATTAATATACAGAATTGCTTGGGGTATTGTGTTTTTTTTAGTTAAAGTAATTGGCAAATTTTGCTAGCTATATAGATAATATTAAAACATCTGATAACATTAGCccctagttagctaacgttagcttgtcaCATCAAGAAAAATCCCAGTACAGTACAAGATTCAAAATCAAACCTGTGGCAGAGCAGATGCAATTGCAGAAAAATCAGCAAACAAGTCCTTTCTCAAATCCTCAACAACTATAGGCCCCACTCTCTCTGGTTTCTTGTCCAAACACGTATCCATCACTCTATAAAAAGAGACATTTCACATTGTTTATGATGAAGTCCTTTAACGTTACTCTTTAGCTAGTCTACAATAAATTAGCCGAGACAAGGCTAGCCGTTGTGTTACCGTCGTGTCTTGCTGGAAAGAGAGAAGAGCAAACACGTTGACACAGACAGAGTAAAAAAAGTTATGCATCTATCTTTGGTAATCGGATTTTTAAAAATCGTTTACCTACTGTACTAACTCacgtttgtgtgtttttattcatCGACACAttgatgtagctagctacagtccTCTCCATTCGTTTTTGAACAAGCTGACCGCGGTCTAATTTTTAAACTGGACCAATCAGAGAACTTGTAGTCCGCATACGGTTGTTGGCTACAACATGTCCCATAAGGCATTCTGTTAACGCACCATCCACATGCACGTTTAACATTTTACACACGGAAACATGGCTGTGTTCATGGACTTGAATATTACCTACACAACCGACAAGAAACGACTTCGGAGTGTTATTGAAACAGCAGCGCACCGTAACTATGTTTATCTTGTTCACATTTGCAAAACTGTTTAGCTGGCTTCCACTAACCTCGTAAAGAAGACCATGGCTCTCAACTTGGCTAACTGGCTAGCAGCTCACCGCAAATAGCTGTTTAAGCTTGTTTATATTTGCAAACTGTTTAGCTACTGTAGCCCAAACTTCACATTCGCTGAATCGTCTTTGCTAACTTCTAGCCTAGGCAGCCATATATGTAGCAGGACCAGAGCAAGCTACAATATATCTTGATTGATTTGCTTATCAAGTAGCTAATGTTTTCATGTTTCAGTTGGATACTCTACAGTTGCCATCAATTATGTTGTTGATTTGCAACAAAAGAAACAGGTAAGCTCCTCAGTGTTCCCAGTTTATGACTCATGAAGTCAAGAGAACTATTCCTCACCCTTAACGTTTGTTTGCTTATGTTTACAGGAAATTGGCAAACCAAAGTGTGTCTTAGAGCTGTTTGATACATTTCCCATAGTGCAGGTAATGTGGCATAATAATAATGTTGATACATCATGTAATACTTTTTCATGATGTTACCTATCCCGTTTCTCCATGCATTGGGAATCGAAATAATAGGTAATATCCCCTTCCTTTTGCACAGGGTAAATCCAGACCAATCAAGGTGTTAAACCGATTGACAGTTGTGGCCTCTGACCCATCACACTTTGTGAGTCTGATATACTGTAGAAGTTTGAGCATTTGCTGACAGTATTCATATTGCACAATTTTTCAAATAACTAACGTTACATCTATCCCTTTCCAGAGACCAAATGCAGAGTACAAAGCCTATGACTTAGTGGCTGTCTATCCTACAACAGAGAAGTTGTTTCATGTTAGTACTTTTGTTCAGGATCATTATCACTGTGTATTACCATCCGCTACTGACAATGTATGTTGATAATAGGATGACCTTCTGCTAATTTTGGCCTTCTACTTGTTTCAATAGGCAGCCTGCATGACATTTGATGTTGACATAATTTGTGTAGCAGTGATAGAAAAACAACCCTTCTTTTTCAAAAGATCTCCAATAAATGGGGTAATTATCTATACTTCTCAGTATTTGAATTAACAACATACTTTGTACTGATTTGAAGACTTGCCTACGACCTGTTTCTTTTGGTTGGACTGAATGCTTTTTATGTAGTAAAAGTGATATTACTTGTGCTTGTGTAAG encodes the following:
- the rpp30 gene encoding ribonuclease P protein subunit p30 isoform X1; this encodes MAVFMDLNITYTTDKKRLRSVIETAAHLGYSTVAINYVVDLQQKKQEIGKPKCVLELFDTFPIVQGKSRPIKVLNRLTVVASDPSHFRPNAEYKAYDLVAVYPTTEKLFHAACMTFDVDIICVAVIEKQPFFFKRSPINGAIERGVFFEISYTPAIRDSTMRRYTIANAISLMETCKGKNVIVTSGAEKFFSLIQPLELRGPYDIANLGLLFGLSEGDGKAAISTNCRAVHLHGETRKTALGIVHTMKKDQPLTERQEEEHAPVSKRAKIETV
- the rpp30 gene encoding ribonuclease P protein subunit p30 isoform X2, with translation MAVFMDLNITYTTDKKRLRSVIETAAHLGYSTVAINYVVDLQQKKQEIGKPKCVLELFDTFPIVQGKSRPIKVLNRLTVVASDPSHFRPNAEYKAYDLVAVYPTTEKLFHAACMTFDVDIICVAVIEKQPFFFKRSPINGAIERGVFFEISYTPAIRDSTMRRYTIANAISLMETCKGKNVIVTSGAEKPLELRGPYDIANLGLLFGLSEGDGKAAISTNCRAVHLHGETRKTALGIVHTMKKDQPLTERQEEEHAPVSKRAKIETV